The segment TGTGTGGATTTCATATGTTATTTCATATGCATCTCAGACTGAAGGGAGAGTTGATACAGGTCTCTATCATGACGAGAGACAGAGATAGGCCAGGCAACTGGGGCATTTCTTCCCCCAgagagaaatgtctaataccatggAATGGAACTGGCGAGTGCGTATCTTTTCAGAACAGGTGCGGGGCAAGATTTTGTTTACACAGAGATCGTGGGGGacaggaatgtgctgccaggggtggtggtgatggaaaaTCGATAGAGTCGTTTCATTGGCTCTTTGACGGGAACGTGGATGAGCAGGGTTTAGAACGAGATGAACATTTTGTCTGTAAAAACTATTTAGGTATGAAATATAATTGGTAAAGTAAAATTTTCGGGTCAAGGGGTCAGTTTTGTTCTGTGATTTACGCTCACTGCTCTGCATGAGCAAAAGAGAGTGAACTGAACTCAGAGGGTGGGAGGAACAGGGGTGGGGCGGATCAGGGAATATGACGATGGATTGACAAAGACAAGGAACGATCTTTCCACAGCCGACATGGGCAGAGAACGACCCACAGGGAGAGACAGATCAGACTCAAGCATATGGCTAATCTGCGTCTTAACAGCGACCCTCTTTATCAcgggtatctgctggaggattcatggTGAGTTTCACTCCGGTCGCAACGACCAAACCGCAGAGAATAAAAATAGCCACTGTAACAGCGACACATTCCCAACATTTCCCAGAAACACCCTTTACGGCGATAtcaacacacccctcactgtggtactgacgGGTCTCTCAGTACGACcacgacacacccctcaccgtgacaccgacacaacccccaccAACACATCCCTCAACATGATACCGACATATCCCTCAACCTGATACCAACACACAACCTAATATAATAacgattcactgtaacactgagacGCCTCTCGACGTGGTGCCGAAGCGTCCCGCACTGTGACGTGcacacatccctcactgtgacaccgacacgtccATCTCTTTGAAACCGACTCATCTCTTCTCATAACAGCAAAAGCCACTCCACCGAAACACCGACATAACCCTCACCGTCACAAAGACACATCCCGCACCGTAACACCGAGAAGCCCCTCAGAGCGTCACCCACTCAGTCCTCACCGTGACAACAACACTACACTGACTGTGAAACCGACACATCCGCCGTTACCAGAACAGATCCTTCCccgtgacacagacacacccTTCACGGTGGCATcgacatttttccactgtcacaccaaTACAGTATGTCACCGACGAGTGCCTCACTGCAACACCGTCACACCTCGCATTGTGACCCCGACGTATCTCTCACCGTGACATTGAGATACACCGCGATGTGACCTGGTACACCTCTCACATGGACCCAgaaacacctatcacagtgaGAGCAACACGTCTCTCACTGAAACACCGACTCGGTGTGACGGGGAATCAAATATCACCGCGATACTGATGCAGCTCCCATCGTGACAACAAAACCTCATTGGTAaactgatatacccctcaacgTGTCCCTGACACGTAGCTCACGGTGGCGCCGACGCCCCTCACTGGGGCACCAACactcccctcactgtaacacccttACGGTTACACTGACAGACCACTCTCCGTGACCCGCTCAGTAGCGTGACGCTGACACACTATAAACaccaaacatccttcaccatctcagatcacctcTGGCCGAAACTACAAAGACCTTTGGGAAGAAATTTAGAAAATGAACAGGACCCATCACCACTCCATCAGTTAAGATATGTGACATTTCCCACACGGATCTCTCCCAGAGAACCTGTCTCAAGGCGACTCCGAAACACACCTCATAGTGACACTGACACGCCCTTCACCGTGAAACTGAGACACCACCTACACCTACAGGCTCCTCAACGTGACCCGCCCAGCTCCGCACCGTGACATGGACTCACACGTCACTGCAACACCCCCACAAAGACAGTATCGCCCCTCAACATAACAccgatgcaccgctcactgagataattacccacacctcaccctgacacaggcaaacccTCACCGTGATAGCGACATCTAAATTCACAATGACACTGAGTTAGTCCTCTccatcacaccgacacacacctcaGCGTGGCAATCTCACACACGCCGTGGTCATGACATGCCTGTCACGGTGACACAGACACTCTCCTCTCAATGAGACCAGCACCCACACATTACACAGATACTCCACCCGCCCTGACACTACCAATCCCCCTCTTTGACATTTCCCTCGCCTTGACATCGACTTTTTCTTTCCACTGCCACACCAATACACCGGACATTATGACACCGACGACACTGCGACAACAACAAAATCCTCGCACTGTGACCCCGACATATCTCTCACCGTGACATAGAGATACACCGCGATGTGACCCGGTACACCTCTCACATGGACCCAGAAACACCTGTCACAATGACAGCAACTCGACTCTGACTGAAACACCGACTCACTGTGATAGTGAATCAACCATCACCGCGATACTGACGCAGCTCCAATCGTGACACCAACAAAAACCTCGCTGGTTCCCTGATATACCCCTTAGCGTGACCCAGACACGTACCTCACGGGGGCGCCGACGcccctcactgtgccaccagcacacCTTGCGCTATAATACCCACATCGTGGCACTGACTCCGCACTCTCCGTGACCCGCTCAGCAGCTTGACCCTGACACACTGCAAACGCCAAACATCcgtcaccatctcagatcacctcTGACCGAAACTGCAAACTCCTTTGCGAAGAATATCAGGAGATTAAAGGGACCGAACGCCAATGTCGACTACGAGtccatgagttaaactcaactGCTGAATCCACTATATCTGAGATTTCCCGGCCGGATCTCTCGCAGAGAACTTATCTCAAGGCGACTCCGAATCACATCTCACAGTGACAGCGACacgcccttcaccgtgacactgagacgccactgacacccacaggctcCTCAACGTGACCCGCCCAGCTCCGCACCGTGACATGGACACACACGTCACTGCAACACCCCCACAGAGACATTAGCGCCCCTCAACATAACACCgttcactgaggcaattaccgAACACTGCGCCGCTCTCTGAAGCAATTACCCACATCTCACAATGACTCAGGCAAATCCCTTAGCATGATGCCGATAcctaaattcacaatgacaccgacATACTCCTCTTcatcacacggacacacacctcAGCGTGATAACCGGACACACACCGTTGCCATGACATGccactcacagagacacagacacagtccTCTCAATGAGACCAGCACCCACAAATTACACAGATACTAccagacccctcactctgacaTTTCCCTCCTCTTCATTGTGACCCGGCACACCTCTCGCCGGGGCACAGAAACTcctatcacagtgacaccgacacgtcccTCACAGCAACTCGGACATGCCCCGCGCTGAGACAGGGAATCTATCATCGCCACGATActgacacagaccccactgtaacGACAACAAAACCTTCACCAGCGCATTGATAACCCCTCAGAGTGACACAGACACGCCTCTCAAGATGGCGCCGACGTCTCTCACTGTGCcatcagcacatccttcactgtgacacccttcaccgtgatactgacacaacactctctgtgacccttCAGTAGCgagacgctgactcacgtgtcactgtaaacgctaaacatccttcaccatctctctcagtatcacaaaTTCGTCAGTCAGAGATCCCCTCCGACCAAAActaccatgagttaaactcaacccttcaatccaaGCTTTCTGAGCTCAACTCTAATCTGTCAATTCTTAATCAAATGCACGGCGATCTCcatcaccagttcactgagatagaaacgaagtacagatctgtcaaagaaaccaaggctcaaatctgtgaattgttgaccagcagaagaggtgagacatCATCCGCCAacttcacccgctcctcatcacagggcaggcatggagagaggaagcgtcactctgctTGACATTGGGAGAGTGTGAAGAGATgttatggagggtgattcactctgtgtttgacccagtgagtgtgtgatggggctgcgtggaggaagtttcactctatcactgaatccaggagagtgtgatgggacgttgtggaggtggattcactctgtgtctgacgacgggattgtgagacgtaacattacagcttcactctgtgtctcactccgggaatgtctcatgggacggtatggatccagcttcagtctgtgtctgacagcgggattgtgtgacgggacagtgccCAGGggaattctccccatgactgaccCCTGAAGGGTGTGATGGAACCGTggagagagagtttcactctgtttcacggagtgtgtgacgggacggtgcagcgggggcttcattctgtgtctgaatccgggagtgtgtgaaaggatcggtgagagagagagtttcagtctgtgtctgacaacgggattgtgagacgtaacattacagcttcactctgtgtctcactcagggaatgtctgatgggacggtatggatccagcttcagtctgtgtctgacagcgggattgtgtgatgggacagtgcccaggggaattctccccatgactgaccCCTGAAGGGTGTGATGGAACCGTggagagagagtttcactctgtttcacggactgtgtgacgggacggtgcagcgggggcttcattctgtgtctgaatccgggagtgtgtgaaaggatcggtgagagagagagtttcagtctgtgtctgacaccgggactgtgtgatgggacggtttagagggattttcactctgtgtctgacaccgggactttgtgaagggacggtgtggagggggattcactctgtgtctgcccgtgggagtgtgtgatgggacggtgtggcgggattttcactctgtgtctgacaccgggagtgtgtgatgggacggtgtggagatagattcactctgtgtctgacaccgggagtgtgtgatgggacggtttggagggattttcactctgtgtctgacaccgggactgtgtgatgggacggtgtggagggagattcactctgtgtctgaccgtgggagtgtgtgatgggacggtgtggagggattttcactctgtgtctgacaccgggagtgtgtgatgggacggtgtggagatagattcactctgtgtctgacaccgggagtgtgtgatgggacggtatggagggagattaactctgtgtctcactccgggtatctgtgatgggacagtgtggagggagattcactctgtgtctgacccggggagtgtgtgatgtgacggtgtggtgggagattcactcagactctgacaccgggaatgtgtgatgggacggtgtggagggattttcactctgtgtctgactccgtgagtgtgtgatgggacggtgtggagggacattcactcggtgtctgacaccgggagtgtgtgatgggacgttgtggactgagattcactctgtgtctcactccgggtatctgtgatgggacagtgtggagggagattcactctgtgtctgacccggggagtgtgtgatgtgacggtgtggtgggagattcactcagactctgacaccaggaatgtgtgatgggacggtgtggagggattttcactctgtgtctgactccgtgagtgtgtgatgggacggtgtggagggacattcactcggtgtctgacaccgggagtgtgtgatgggacggtgtggagcgattttcactctgcgtctgacaccgggactgtgtgatgggacggtgtggagatagattcactctgtgtctgacccggggagtgtgtgatgtgacggtgtggtgggagattcactcagactctgacaccgggagtgtgtgatgggacggtgtggagagatttccactctgtgtctgacaccgggactgtgtgatgggacgttgtggactgagattcactctgtgtctcactccgggtatctgtgatgggacagtgtggagggagattcactctgtgtctgacccggggagtgtgtgatgtgacggtgtggtgggagattcactcagactctgacaccgggaatgtgtgatgggacggtgtggagggattttcactctgtgtctgactccgtgagtgtgtgatgggacggtgtggagggacattcactcggtgtctgacaccgggagtgtgtgatgggacggtgtggagcgattttcactctgcgtctgacaccgggactgtgtgatgggacggtgtggagggagattcactctgtgtctgacgacggaattgtgagacgtaacattacagcttcactctgtgtctcactccgggaatgtctcatgggacggtatggatccaGCTTCAGTCTCTGTCTGAcagcgggattgtgtgatgggacagtgcccaggggtattctccccatgactgaccCCTGAAGGGTGTGATGGAACCGTgaagagagagtttcactctgtttcacggagtgtgtgacgggacggtgcagagggggcttcattctgtgtctgaatccgggagtgtgtgaaaggatcggtgagagagagagtttcagactgtgtctgacaacgggattgtgagacgtaacattacagcttcactctgtgtctcactccgggaatgtctgatgggacggtatggatccagcttcagtctgtgtctgacagcgggattgtgtgatgggacagtgcccaGGGGAATTCTACCCATGACTGACCCCTGAAGGGTGTGATGGAACCGTggagagagagtttcactctgtttcacggagtgtgtgacgggacggtgcagcgggggcttcattctgtgtctgaatccgggagtgtgtgaaaggatcggtgagagagagagtttcagtctgtgtctgacaccgggagtgtgtgatgcgacgatgTGGAgagattttcactctgtgtctgacaacaggaatgtgtgatgggacggtttggagggattttcactctgtgtctgacaccgggactttgtgaagggacggtgtggagggagactcgctctgtgtctgaccgtgggagtgtgtgatgggacggtgtggagagattttcactctgtgtctgacaccgggactgtgtgatgggacggtttggagggattttcactctgtgtctgacaccgggactgtgtgatgggacggtgtggagggagattcactctgtgtctgacaccgggactgtgtgatgggacggtttggagggattttcactctgtgtctgacaccgggactgtgtgatgggacggtgtggagggattttcactctgtgtctgaccgcgggactgtgcgatgggacggtgtggagggattttcactctgtgtctgaccctgggaatatgtgatgggacggtgtggaggaagattcactctgtgtctgaccccgggagtgtgtgatgggacgttgtgctgGGAGATTCACATTTCTTGTTCCTGATTTTCAGAGCAAGCGTGTTCCCAGGGCTGGGTGAGAAATCAAGACCGATGTTATTTCATATCCGCGTTGGAAACAACTTGCCATGGAGCGAAGGAATATTGTTCAAAAAATGATGCATTGTTGCTGGAAATAAATTCAAAGGAAGAGCAGGTATGTGTCACACCGAGAGAGGAGATATCCACAACAATCACAAATTCCCAAAATCAAGTACAGAGTGAAGCgtccaccacaccgtcccatcacacactcccggggtcagacacagtgaagctccatccacaccgtcccatcacactctgccagggtcagacgcagagtgaagctccgtcaATACTGACCCTTCACACCATCCCAGCGTCGGACACACATTGaaatttcctctctctctctctctctctctctctctctctctctctctctctctctctctctctctctctctctctctctctctctctctctctctctctctctctctctctctctttctctctctcatcccACCCCACAGTCCCCGTATTAGTCATTGAGAGAGGCTCCTTCTTGCCAggatttttccttctttttcaatctttcgcAGGATTTTGTTTCCAACGCTCTCGGCGATGAAGACAGAACaaactggattggaaaatgcgaagaCGGGTGAGATTCGGATTTTTACTGGCTTTGGACTGAGTCATTAAATAGTTTGGAGTCACTCTGGGGCTGTGGAAAGTGACTGGGTCACGGTCGTGGATTAGATTCTGACACAGGGCTATTGGCGAGAGTGTGGGACAATGGCTTTAGTTTGGAGCGCGATCCGGGTCTGTGGTGAGAGCGGGTGTCACGATCGTAGATTAGAATGtgacacagggctctggtgaTAAAGTGTGTCAGGGGGATTTGTTTGGAGACACACGGGTCTGTGGGATGTGAGGGACTCACGATCGTTGATTATATTCTGACAGAGGGATTTGGAGCAGGTGCGTTAGTTTGGGGAGTAGTACAGCCTGTGGGTATAAAGTGGGTCGGGGGATTTGTTTGGAGACACACAGGGCAGTGGGATGTGAGGGGCTCACGATCGTAGATTATATTCTGACAGAGGGATTTGGGGCAGGTGCGTTAGTTTGGGGAGTGATACAGCCTGTGGGTATAATGTGGGTCAGgggggaaaactctgaacatcctctacatagcaccatccagagacagagaagcagtttcagcgacaggttactatcgatgcaatcctcctcagacaggatgaagaggtcaatactccccaatgccattaggctttacaattcaaccgccaggacttaagaactttttaaaagctattattaatgctttttgagatagtgatttagatgcatatcatattttttactgagttaagtattgtatgtaattagttttgctacaacaagtgtatgggacattggaaaaaagaagttgaatttccccatggggatgaataaagtatctatctatctatctacctatctagtTTGGAGACCAACACGGGGCTGTGTGGTTAGTGCGatgcagtgggattagattggtgaCTGTCTGGGGTGTCCGCCTGGAGCTGATTTGACCCTGTTGAAATTGTTTTTACCTTCTTTGTTAGGGAAGAGGCTTCTAGTATTATTCACAAGTATTCCACTGGAAAGTCGGTCTGCGTTAAATGCGACTCTGACGGATGGAGGGACCATTGCAAAGGTCAATACCGTTTTATCTGCGAGAAGTCTCCACATTGGTGCacggatattcctgaaaagatccaggatctctgtcaacagcccGTAGGGCCAAACTGAATCACATTACAATCCGTTTTCCTGCCCcgtctctcttccccactcttaTCCACCTCATCCTCACATTCCCTCTTCACCGACTACGTCCCTCCCCCAACCATTCCCTCCACTACTCGCATTTCCCAACACTCTCCTACATTCCTCTTTCCCCGTCAATCTCTTTCTATCCAGCCATCCCTTCTACtgttctcaccccccccccaccccgcgcaCCGTTCTCCACCCCTCCTTCTCTtttatctctctccctcctctccacccATTCCCCTCTGCTCTTTGGGACACAGATTCCCGATCGCGGGgtaaaagactgtgtgcattcactcaATCTCTGCCCCTCGAGGTTTTACACACCTGTATAACGTCACCCGTGTTTCCCAAAGAATAAACTTCTCACGCCAGCCCTGTCTCCACAGCTCAGCCACTCGAAACCCGGCAACATACTCACAAATCTCCCTCTGCGCCCTTTCCAGCTGTACTGTCCTACAGCAGGGCGACCAGAACCGACACAGTACTTCAGGCGTGGCCTCAACAGTgttgtacaactgcaatgtgacctcccgactcctgtactcagtgaagaCCAGCGTGCCACATGTCCTGTCTGTCTGTATCGCGTGTTTGTCACCGGAATCACCATCTGATTTATTGTCTGTGACTTATATCACCTGAGAGAGATCATTTGTACAATCAGTACTGAGCAAAGACGAAAATTTAATGTAAGTTCCAAAAATTCATAAATAAAGCAAATAGGGGAATATCGAGGGTGCTCATCGAATCAGGAAGCATTTAGTAATCAGATGTTGGAAGAGAAGTAACTTGTTTTAAATCGTTGAGCGCGGGTcgtcaagctcctgtacctcctctccgatttACGAATGATGACAGGGCATTTCCCGGGTGGTGATGGTCCTCAGTAATAGATGAGGTCCCTCTTGAAGTTTTCCTTGATGGAGGGGAGTGTTTTGCCCGCGATGGAGTTGCCTGAGTCTGgagccctctgcagcctctggcgaccctgtgcgttgcagcctccacaccaggcggcgatgcgacaagtcagaata is part of the Hemitrygon akajei unplaced genomic scaffold, sHemAka1.3 Scf000046, whole genome shotgun sequence genome and harbors:
- the LOC140720738 gene encoding uncharacterized protein: MAGTLAGEITDESAGTQAETPLDTERVLCTRRKGEIHWPRIWIPLIITEMIVLSTELLSINRRRKYCCCPEGPRPGGEQPGVHLIRARRLVVTPKVQDRGNWETARKWCLWTTACRYGFPLSTVPSLSLARRPDKMAENQTDANRQFTGTDSQATLRADMGRERPTGRDRSDSSIWLICVLTATLFITGICWRIHEQACSQGWVRNQDRCYFISALETTCHGAKEYCSKNDALLLEINSKEEQDFVSNALGDEDRTNWIGKCEDGEEASSIIHKYSTGKSVCVKCDSDGWRDHCKGQYRFICEKSPHWCTDIPEKIQDLCQQPVGPN